In Myxococcus fulvus, one genomic interval encodes:
- a CDS encoding ABC transporter permease subunit (The N-terminal region of this protein, as described by TIGR01726, is a three transmembrane segment that identifies a subfamily of ABC transporter permease subunits, which specificities that include histidine, arginine, glutamine, glutamate, L-cystine (sic), the opines (in Agrobacterium) octopine and nopaline, etc.), whose translation MPRHRLSSLWAPLRGRALSCLAWGLLVLVGLGCGRQDAPADRSNWTGKTLRIGTDATYPPFESVKDGELVGFDIELGALIAEELGAKVAWTNTSFDGVFPALMAGKFDLVISAVTITPERQQRLGFSTPYYTAGQLVVVREGDTAVTGVQTLRGKTAGIQINTSAALVLEKYPDIQVRQYPSIDLALQDLRNGNLAGVVGDGPTLRYFLAHGFEGLRAAGGLLTEEHYGIALRPDDTALREAVDGALQRLRDNGKFAALEERYFGEAAQKAQAARAEVPWGKVAWRLAQGLGLTLGLTLLALVSGLPLGLAVALGRRVRFRPLSWLCAAYVEGLRGTPLLVQIIFIYYALPQLLGVDLAPMLAAVLALTLNSAAYVAEIFRAGIASVDPGQEEAARALGLSRAQVMRHVILPQAVRNVLPPLTNEGIALLKDSSLVSIIGMAELTRAGQELASQLAAPLAVWPLVALFYLMATLPLTRLASALEKRLHRQA comes from the coding sequence ATGCCGCGCCACCGCCTCTCCTCCCTCTGGGCCCCCCTTCGTGGGCGCGCCCTGTCCTGCCTCGCCTGGGGATTGCTGGTGCTCGTGGGGCTCGGCTGCGGCCGCCAGGACGCTCCCGCCGACCGGAGCAACTGGACGGGGAAGACGCTGCGCATCGGCACGGACGCGACCTACCCACCGTTCGAGTCCGTGAAGGACGGCGAGCTGGTGGGCTTCGACATCGAGCTGGGGGCGCTCATCGCGGAGGAACTCGGCGCGAAGGTCGCGTGGACGAACACGTCCTTCGACGGCGTGTTCCCCGCGCTGATGGCCGGCAAGTTCGACCTGGTGATTTCGGCGGTGACCATTACCCCCGAGCGTCAGCAGCGGCTGGGCTTCTCCACGCCGTACTACACGGCGGGGCAGCTGGTGGTGGTGCGCGAGGGCGACACGGCCGTCACCGGCGTGCAGACGCTGCGCGGCAAGACGGCGGGCATTCAAATCAATACGAGCGCCGCGCTGGTGCTGGAGAAGTACCCGGACATCCAGGTGCGGCAGTACCCGAGCATCGACCTGGCGCTCCAGGACCTGCGCAACGGCAACCTCGCGGGCGTGGTGGGGGATGGGCCGACGCTGCGCTACTTCCTCGCCCACGGCTTCGAGGGCCTGCGCGCCGCGGGCGGGCTGCTCACCGAGGAGCACTACGGCATCGCGCTGCGACCGGACGACACCGCGCTGCGCGAGGCGGTGGACGGCGCGCTCCAGCGGCTGCGCGACAACGGGAAGTTCGCCGCGCTGGAGGAGCGCTACTTCGGCGAGGCGGCGCAGAAGGCCCAGGCCGCGCGAGCGGAGGTGCCCTGGGGCAAGGTGGCGTGGCGGCTGGCCCAGGGGCTGGGACTGACGCTGGGGCTCACCCTGCTGGCGCTCGTGTCCGGACTGCCCCTGGGGCTGGCGGTGGCGCTGGGGCGGCGCGTGCGCTTCAGGCCGCTGTCGTGGCTGTGCGCGGCCTACGTCGAGGGGCTTCGTGGAACGCCGCTGCTGGTGCAGATCATCTTCATCTACTACGCGCTGCCGCAGCTGCTCGGCGTGGACCTGGCGCCGATGCTGGCGGCGGTGCTGGCGCTGACGCTCAACAGCGCGGCCTACGTCGCCGAAATCTTCCGGGCGGGCATCGCCTCGGTGGACCCGGGGCAGGAGGAGGCGGCGCGGGCGCTGGGCCTGAGCCGCGCGCAGGTCATGCGCCACGTCATCCTGCCGCAGGCGGTGCGCAACGTGCTGCCGCCGCTGACGAACGAGGGCATCGCCCTGCTCAAGGACTCCTCGCTGGTGTCCATCATCGGCATGGCGGAGCTGACGCGGGCGGGCCAGGAGCTGGCGAGCCAGCTGGCCGCGCCGCTCGCCGTCTGGCCGCTGGTGGCGCTGTTCTATCTCATGGCCACGCTGCCGCTGACGCGGCTGGCCTCGGCGCTGGAGAAGCGCCTCCACCGTCAGGCGTGA
- a CDS encoding sigma 54-interacting transcriptional regulator — translation MADELSGRVEGVKDARDLVELATTEDSVEELLRRGLDWLTRVVRFDLATLFLLRDGKLVSVAARGPLANAKVRHHALPLSEFPSLRQALETRRARAFTEEDHSHGDGDPFDGVLDLPPGHACMVVPLCAGERSYGVLTLDRAECETYPQPVVDLVEVYGQMLATALQAAEQRATFERLHRQDHEHAKLLEAQLGGESEGILETSLSTVMRDLARRARQVAETDTPVLITGETGTGKERLARAIHRWSSRADEPFVTLNCAAIPAGLLESELFGHLKGSFTGATKDRAGRFQMAHGGTLLLDEVGELPVELQAKLLRAIQEKAFEPVGSDKTVRADVRILAATHVDLQRAIAEKRFREDLYYRLSVFPLRLPPLRERREDLPQLCAFLLEEQARRTGRRGMRVSPAGLARLASYEWPGNLRELANALERATILATGTELGPSSFDITSHAGATSTAPQLEASAVPGGVDATMKPGSVLTLAAVQREHILRVLSLTRGRVYGPGGAAALLGLKPSTLQSRMKKLGIARQEQFVVDEV, via the coding sequence ATGGCGGATGAACTGTCGGGCCGAGTCGAGGGCGTGAAGGACGCGCGGGACCTGGTGGAGCTGGCGACCACCGAGGACTCGGTGGAGGAGCTGCTGCGTCGCGGGCTCGACTGGCTGACGCGCGTGGTGCGCTTCGACCTGGCGACGCTGTTCCTCCTGCGGGACGGCAAGCTCGTCTCCGTGGCCGCGCGCGGCCCGCTCGCCAACGCCAAGGTGCGCCACCACGCCCTTCCGCTCTCGGAGTTCCCCTCCCTGCGCCAGGCCCTGGAGACCCGCCGCGCCCGCGCATTCACCGAGGAGGACCACTCCCACGGCGACGGAGACCCGTTCGACGGCGTCCTCGACCTGCCCCCGGGCCACGCCTGCATGGTCGTCCCCCTCTGTGCGGGCGAGCGCTCCTACGGCGTCCTCACCCTGGACCGCGCCGAGTGTGAGACCTACCCGCAGCCCGTGGTGGACCTGGTCGAGGTCTACGGCCAGATGCTCGCCACCGCCCTGCAGGCCGCCGAGCAGCGCGCCACCTTCGAGCGCCTCCACCGCCAGGACCACGAGCACGCCAAGCTCCTGGAGGCCCAGCTCGGCGGCGAGTCCGAGGGCATCCTGGAGACCTCCCTCAGCACCGTCATGCGCGACCTCGCCCGGCGCGCCCGACAGGTGGCCGAGACGGACACCCCCGTCCTCATCACCGGCGAGACGGGCACCGGCAAGGAGCGCCTCGCGCGCGCCATCCACCGCTGGAGCTCCCGCGCGGACGAGCCCTTCGTCACCCTCAACTGCGCCGCCATCCCCGCGGGCCTGCTGGAGAGCGAGCTCTTTGGCCACCTCAAGGGCTCCTTCACCGGCGCCACCAAGGACCGCGCGGGCCGCTTCCAGATGGCCCACGGCGGCACGCTCCTGCTCGACGAGGTGGGCGAGCTGCCCGTCGAGCTCCAGGCGAAGTTGCTCCGCGCCATCCAGGAGAAGGCCTTCGAGCCGGTGGGCAGCGACAAGACCGTGCGCGCGGACGTGCGCATCCTCGCCGCCACCCACGTGGACCTGCAGCGCGCCATCGCCGAGAAGCGCTTCCGCGAGGACCTCTACTACCGCCTGAGCGTCTTCCCCCTGCGCCTGCCGCCTTTGCGTGAACGGCGCGAGGACCTGCCGCAGCTGTGCGCGTTCCTCCTGGAGGAGCAGGCCCGGCGCACCGGACGTCGCGGCATGCGCGTGTCCCCCGCGGGGCTCGCCCGGCTCGCGTCCTACGAGTGGCCCGGCAACCTGCGTGAGCTGGCCAACGCCCTGGAGCGCGCCACCATCCTCGCGACGGGGACGGAGCTGGGGCCCTCGTCCTTCGACATCACCTCGCACGCGGGCGCCACCAGCACCGCGCCGCAGCTCGAGGCCTCCGCGGTCCCCGGCGGGGTCGACGCGACGATGAAGCCCGGCTCCGTGCTGACGCTGGCGGCGGTGCAGCGCGAGCACATCCTGCGTGTGCTCTCCCTCACCCGGGGCCGCGTCTATGGCCCCGGTGGCGCGGCGGCGCTGCTCGGCCTCAAGCCCTCCACGCTCCAGAGCCGGATGAAGAAGCTCGGCATCGCCCGGCAGGAGCAGTTCGTGGTGGACGAGGTCTGA
- a CDS encoding amino acid ABC transporter ATP-binding protein, translating into MALVEVRNLHKRFGALEVLQGVDLTVQPGEVVVFVGPSGCGKSTLLRCLCGLEVPSEGEVVVGGTPVRDDPRSLQALHRRVGMVFQRFHLFPHLSALDNVTLAPRRVLGLSDAEAEALGRRMLAMVHMDARAEAYPAQLSGGQQQRVAIARALAMKPELMLFDEPTSALDPELVGEVLEVMRTLAREGMTMCVVTHEMGFAADVAHRVLFMDAGKVVEEGSPQQVLREPQHPRTREFLARLLQR; encoded by the coding sequence ATGGCGCTCGTCGAGGTTCGCAATCTGCACAAGCGCTTCGGCGCGCTGGAGGTCCTCCAGGGCGTGGACCTCACGGTGCAGCCCGGAGAGGTGGTCGTCTTCGTCGGGCCCTCCGGCTGCGGCAAGTCCACGCTCCTGCGCTGCCTGTGCGGACTGGAGGTGCCGTCGGAGGGTGAGGTCGTGGTGGGCGGCACGCCCGTGCGCGATGACCCGCGCTCGCTCCAGGCGCTGCACCGCCGGGTGGGCATGGTGTTCCAGCGCTTCCACCTGTTCCCTCACTTGAGCGCGCTGGACAACGTGACGCTCGCGCCGCGCAGGGTGCTGGGGTTGTCGGACGCGGAGGCCGAGGCGCTCGGCCGCCGCATGCTGGCGATGGTGCACATGGACGCGCGCGCGGAGGCGTACCCGGCGCAGCTCTCCGGTGGACAGCAGCAGCGGGTGGCGATTGCGCGGGCGCTGGCGATGAAGCCGGAGCTGATGCTCTTCGACGAGCCGACGAGCGCGCTGGACCCGGAGCTGGTGGGGGAGGTGCTGGAGGTCATGCGCACGCTCGCGCGCGAGGGCATGACGATGTGCGTGGTGACGCACGAGATGGGCTTCGCGGCGGACGTCGCGCACCGCGTGCTATTCATGGACGCGGGGAAGGTGGTGGAGGAGGGCAGTCCTCAACAGGTATTGCGCGAGCCCCAGCACCCGCGCACCCGGGAGTTCCTCGCGCGCCTGCTTCAGCGCTGA